In the Sandaracinus amylolyticus genome, TGCGACGTGACGGGCTGCGGCATCTCGGCGACGGGGAGCTTCTGACATGAGCGCGAAGACGAGCTCGATCGCGGTCGTCGCGGTCGCCGCCGCGATGCTCGGCGGGTGCGTGGCCGTGACCGACTTCGGGAGCTTCTCGGGCCGCCGCGACGGGGGCGACGAGCCATCGCAGGACGGCAGCGTCCCGCGCGCCGACGGTGGCGACGCGGGCACCGACGATGGCGGCGTGCGCTGCGATCCCGGGTGCGGCGAGGGCGAGCAGTGCGTCGACGGAGCGTGCCGCTGCGGCGACGCGTGCGGCGACGGGCTCACCTGCTGCGGCGGCGAGTGCGTCGACACCGAGAGCGAGCTCGTGCACTGCGGCGCCTGCGACGCGACGTGCGAGAGCGCGCCCAACGCGACGCGCGCGTGCACCGAGGGCACGTGCGAGCAGACGTGCGAGGAGGGCTTCCTCGACTGCGCGAGCGAGACGCCCGGCTGCGAGTCGAGCGCCTCGGCGGTGACGAGCTGCGGCGCGTGCGGCAACGCGTGCGCGGCCGGTCAGCGCTGCGCGAACGTCGACGGCGCGTGGCGCTGCGCGACGAGCTGTCCGCCCGGCACCGTCGACTGCGACGGCTCGTGCATCGATCCGATGCGCGACGTCTCGCACTGCGGTGGCTGCGGCATGGCGTGCCCCACGCGCGCGAACACCACGCGCGCATGCAGCGCGGGCGAGTGCACCTACGAGTGCGAGGGCAGCTACGCCGACTGCGACGGCGATCTCGGCACCGGATGCGAGCGCATCCCGCCGCTCTACTTCACCGACGCCGATGGCGACGGCCTCGGCACCGGCAGCGGCGCGCGCCACTGCCCCGGCGCCGCGCCCACCGGCTGGGCCGCGATGGCGGGTGACTGCGACGACGACGATCCCGCGCGCTTCCCCGGTCAGCCCGAGGCGTGCAACGGGCGCGACGATGACTGCGATCCCACCAGCGACGAGGGCTACGCGTGGATGGGCTCGCCGCTCGGCGCGTCGTGCGCGTGCGAGAGCGGCGCGCGCACCGGCGTCGTCGAGTGCGCCACCGCGACGATGGCGAGCTGCGACTTCCCCGCCGAGGCCTGCAACGGCCGCGACGACGACTGCGACGGAACCGACGACGACGGCTTCGACTGCGTCGCGAACACGACGAGCACCTGCACCGTGACCAACGCCGGGTGCACCGCGACCGGCACGCGTCGCTGCGACGCGGTCACGTGCAGCTGGGAGACGTGCGAGCTCCCGCCCGAGACGTGCGACGGAGTCGACTCCGACTGCGACGGGTTCGTCGACGACGGCGCGCTCGCGACCGGTCCCCAGCAGCCCGTCGTCAGCGCGATCACGATCTCCGAGATCGCGTGGCACCCGACCGCGGGCCAGGGCGGCGCGATCGCCTACTTCGTCGACGGCTCGCCGCGCCGTCTCTACTTCCAGCGCGTCGACTCGTCGGGCGTCCCGGTGGGCGCGCCGCTGCGCATCGCCGAAGGGAACATCAGCTTCCGCATGGGCCTCGGCTGGGACGGCGAGCAGTGGGCCGTCTTCTATCCGATCGACGTCGCGTCGAACGACTGGCAGCTCCACGTGGTGCGCGTCACGAGCGCCGGCGTCGCGAGCACGCCGGTGTCGCTCGGTCAGCGCTGCGAGACGGTGCGCGCGCACGGCAACGGCAGCGCGCTCGGCGTCGTGTGGATGGCGGGAGGCAGCCTCATGCGCGGCGCGATCTACGCGCGCGGCGCGTGGACGCGCACCCCGTTCGATCTGATGTCGATCCCCGGCACGATGCGCTTCACCAACGACTACGACGTCGTGCCGGCGGGGGGCGACGATCACGTGATGGTCACGACCGTCGACGACGGCTCGGTGCGCTTCCGCGTGTTCGATCCGACCTCGCTCCAGACCGAGCGCTCGATCCTGACCGACCCGGATCTCGAGTACCCGCTGCGCGCCGCGGTGATCGGCAATCGCCTCGCGCTCGGGTGGCGGGACGGCGGCGTGGACAGCGCGGCCGGCGTGTTCGACCTCGGCACCGGCGCGGTGGTACGCACCAACGCGCTCGACCGTGTCGCCAACGACGTCCACGTCGTCGTGACGGGCGGCGTCTTCCTCGTCGCGTCGACCGTCGGCGCGCAGCGGATGCGCACCGACGGCACGCTCTTCCCCGAGCGCATCAACGGGTTCGCGCTCGTCAACGCGGGGGATCTCGTGGCCACACCGGGCGGCCGGTGGACCGCGCTGCGCGTCGTCGTGCCCGGGAGCAGCGAGACCATCGTGCAGGGGCTGGGCTGCCCGTGACCTCCCCCCCGATCCGGTTCCGCCTGCGCCCGCTCACCCGTACTACACTGGGTGAGGTCATGGGGAGCCGCAGCTGGGATACCACCCTCAAGGAACGTCCGCGCGGCAGCGGCGCGCGTGTGGTCGCGTCCCTGCGGGTGCTCTCGATCGCGGGCACACCGCAGCGTGAGTCGGCGTTCCCGCTCACGACCGCGAGCACTCCGATCGGGCGCGCCGTCGCGGGCGCGGGGCTCGCGCTGCGCGACGATCCCCGCGTCTCCCGGCTCCACGCGCTGATCGAGCTCGAGCCCCACACCGGCGTGGCGCGACTGGTCGATCGCAGCAGCACCGGCACCGAGGTCGACGGAGTGCGGGTGACCGACTGCGTGCTCGAGGACGGCGCGCTGGTCTTCGTGGGCGACAGCGCCCTGCTCTTCCGCCGCGGCGCGCCCGACGAGGAGAGCGACGACGAGGTGCCGACCTGGGGCCTGCTCGGCGACGCCCCCGCGATGCGCGCGCTGCGCCGCGCGATCCATCGCATCGGGCCGAGCGTCGCGTCGGTCCTGCTGCACGGCGAGAGCGGCACCGGCAAGGAGCTCGTCGCGGGCGCGCTGCACCAGGCGTCGGGGCGCAAGGGCGAGCTCGTCGCGGTGAACTGCAGCGCGATCCCGGCGTCGCTCGCCGAGGCCCAGCTCTTCGGGCACCTCGCGGGCTCGTACACCGGCGCGCGCACCGGCGGACAGGGCCTCTTCCGCGCGGCGGACGCGGGCACGATCTTCCTCGACGAGATCGCCGATCTCCCGATCGAGGTGCAGCCCAAGCTGCTGCGCGTGCTCGAGGAGCGCATCGTCACGCCGGTGGGCGCGACCCGCGGCGCGCCGATCGACGTGCGCGTCGTGGCCGCGACCAACCGCGATCTGCTCGAGGAGGTCGAGGCCGGGCGCTTCCGCGGCGATCTCTACGCGCGCCTCAGCGACTTCACGCTCGAGCTGCCGCCGCTGCGGGCGCGTCGCGAGGACGTGCTCACGATCCTCATGCGCGATCTCGGCGACAGCGCGCCGCCGCTCGCGCCCGATCTGGTGCGCGCGCTGCTCCTCCACGAGTGGCCGTTCAACGTGCGCGAGCTGCGCAAGATCGCGACGCAGCTCTCGGTGGTCGGTCAGGGCGCCGAGCGGCTCGAGCTCGGCATGCTCGGCGATCGACTGCAGCGGGTGTCGCGCGCTGCGCGCGCGAGCGGGCCCGCACCGGCGGGCGAAGCGGCCGCGCCGGGCACGACGCCGCCGCCGGTGGGCATGCCGACCGCGCCGCCGGGGACCCACGCGCCGACGCCGCTCCCGCCGAAGCCCACGGGCCTCGAGGCGGTGCCCGATCGCGAGACCCTCGAGGCGCTGCTCCGCGAGCACCGCGGTGTGATCGCCGACGTCGCGCGGGTCGCGGGGCGCTCGCGCAAGCAGGTGTATCGCTGGCTCCAGCAGCACGGGCTGGACGCCGAGCGTTACCGCGACGGGTGATCTTTCGCGCCGGCGTTCTCCGGCACGCAGCGACACACGCCCTGATACCATCGGGGTGCGATGAGCTTCGGGCGCCTCGGCGCATACCGCTTGGTCGAGGAGCTCGGCCGGGGCGGGATGGGCACCGTCTTCCGCGCTCGCGATCCCTCGGGAAACGAGGTCGCGGTGAAGCGCATCGACGCGGCCGTGCCCGGGCCGGGCGCGGTCGATCGCTTCCTGCGCGAGGCGTCGGCGCGCATCGATCATCCGAACGTCGTGCGCACGCTCGGCGCGGGCATGGACGCGACCGGCCGGCCCTACCTCGTGCTCGAGCTCCTCGAGGGCGAGACGCTCGACGTCGCGTTCGCGCGCGGCATCGCGATGGACGTGCTGCTCGACGCGATCGTGCAGGCGTGTCGCGGGCTCACCGCGATCCACGCCGCGGGCCTCGTGCACCGCGACGTGAAGCCCGCGAACCTCTTCCGCTGTCGCGACGGCGCGATCAAGGTGCTCGACCTCGGCATCGCCACCGCGAGCGACGGCTCGAGCGGCATCACCGCGAGCGGCGCGATCGTGGGCACGCCCGCGTACCTCGCGCCGGAGCAGGCGCGCGGCGAGGTGCGCATCGACGAGCGCGCCGACGTGTGGGCGCTCGGCGTGGTGCTCTACGAGGGGCTCACCCGCATCTCGCCGTTCCGCCGCGAGGGCACGCTCGCCACGTTGCTCGCGGTCGCGGTCGATCCTGCGCCGCCGCTCGCGCGGGTCGCGCCCGAGGTGCCGCGCGCGATCGCGCGCGTCGTCGAGCGCTGTCTCGAGAAGGAGCCCGCGGGTCGCTGGGCGTCGGCGAGCGACTTCGCGGACGCGCTCGCGCGCGCGATGGTCGACGCGGAAGAGGACGCGACCGCGCCGACGGTCCGCGCTCGCGCGGTGGGCGGCGAGCGACGATCGATCGCGATCGTGCTCGCGGAGTCGGTCGTCGATCCCGAGCGCTTCGCGAGCGCGATGACGAGCGTGGGCGGCGAGCACGTGCCGCTGATCGCGGGGCGCGCGGCGGGCATCTTCGGCGCACAGATCTCGCACGGCGACGAGATCGAGCGTGCGCTCGCGGCGGCGCGGGTCGCGCGTGCGTTCGCGGCGCGTCTCGCGATCGCGGTGGGCCCCGCGGTGCTGCGCGGCACGGTGATCGGCGGCGAGGCGCTGCGCGAAGCCGAGGAAGCGTGCTCGCGCGCCGAGCGCGGCGTCGTCGCGGGCCCCAAGGCCGCCCGCGCGATTGCGAGCCGCTGCGATCTGATCGAGGTCGCGCCCGAGCTCTTCCTCGTCGGCGAGACGCGCTCGACGCCGCAGGCCGCATCGCCCCTGCTCGCGCGCGACGCCGAGCTCGCCGGGCTCCGCCGCGCGCGCGACGCGGTCGTCGACGAGCATCGCGCTGCGCTCACGTGGATCCTCGGCCCGCCGGGCATCGGCAAGACGCGTCTCGCCGAGGCGGTGCGTGGCCTCGCCGCGGAGTCCTCGCCGCCGCTCGCATGGCGGCGCAGCGAGGCCGAGCCCCACGAGCCCGCGCACGTGCTCGCGGTGTGGCAGCGCGCGCTGGGCGTGGAGCCGGCGCGCGGCGCGAGCGGCAAGCTGGATCCTCAAGCGGTCGCGGATCGACTGCGCGCCGAGGTGCTCGGTCGCGCGCGCGGGCTGCTGCGCGAAGGGCCGCTGGTGATCGTGCTCGAGGATCTGCAGTGGGCCGATCCCGCGTCGCTCGCGCTGCTCGAAGAAGCCCCGACGCTCTTCGCCGATGCGCCGCTGTGGATCGTCGCGACCGCGCGCCCCGAGATCGCCGAGGCGCACCCCGAGCTGCTCGCGTCGGCGAGCGCGAGCGCGCGCATCGACCCCGGACCGCTGCGCGCGAGCGACGTGCTCGCGATGGCGCGGGCGCGCGGCATCCGCGCGGGCGAGCTCACGCCGGCCGCGGCACAGGCGCTCGCCGATCACGCCGGAGGCAATCCGCTCTTCATCGAGCAGCTGCTCGACGCCGGCGCCCACGGTCTCTCGGGGCTCGAGCCCAGCGCGTGGCCGCTGCCCCCGACGATCGAGCACGCGGTGCAGGCGCGCCTCGATCGTCTGCCGAGCGACGAGAAGGAGTGCGTGCGGCGCCTCGCGATCTTCGCGCGACCTGCCGAGGCGTCGGAGCTCGAGGGCATCGGCACGCCCGACGCGGAGCGCTTGCTCGGGACCCTGGTGCGTCGCGAGCTCCTCGCGCGCGTCACGGTGCGCGGCGCGCGCGCGTATCGGTTCCGCAGCCCGCTCGTGGGCGCGGTCGCGTACTCGATGCTCGACGACGATCATCGACGCGAGCTGCATCGACGCGCGGCCGCGCTCGGCGAGGCGCAGGGGCGCGAGCCCGAGGACGTCGGTCGTCACCTCGAGGCGGCGGGCGATCCGGACCGCGCGGCGCCGTGGTACGTGCGCGCCGCGCTCGCGGCTGCACAGGGCGGAGACGCGCGCGCCGTGCTGCGCTGCGCGGCCCACGCGATCCGCTGCGGTGTGCCGGACGAGGACGCGTTCGCGCTGCACTTCGCGCGCGCCGAGGCCGCGCGCTTCGTCGGCGATGCGCCCGAGCAGTCGCGCGCCCTCGACGACGCCGAGGCGAGCGCGAGCGACGATCGCGAGCGCGCGCTCGCGGCGAGCGAGCGCGGCGAGCACCACCGCCGAACGCGCCACTACGACGACGCGCTCTCGGAGCTCGAGCGCGCAGTGGTGCTCGCGGAGCGCTCGGGCGATGCGGACACGCTCGCGCGAGCGACCTGCCGTCGTGCCTCGACGTGGGTGACGCTGGGACGCGGCGCCGAGGCATCGCGCGCGCTCGCCGCGCTGGGATCGGTCGAGCCCCGGCTCGCCCCGCCGACCCGCGCGATCGTCGAAGATCTGCGAGGCTACGTCGCGGGCACGTCGGGCGATCACGGCGCGCGCAAGCTCGCGTACGCGCGCGCCGCCGCGCTCTATGCCGAGGCCGGCGATCTGCGCCGCGCATCGGGCGCGGAGAGCAACGGCGCCGACGCGTCGAACCGGCTCGGTGCGCACGAAGAGGCCGAGGCCGCGCTGCGGCGCGCGCTCGATCTCGCGCGGCGCGTGGGCAATCGCCTCACCGAGGGCTACGCGCTCGCGAACCTCGGCTACGCGCTCGGCGCGCTGGGCCGCGGCGCCGACGCGGTCGCGGCGCTCGACAATGCGATCGCGATCGCCACGGCGATCGGCGATCTGCACCTCGAGCAGGCCGCGCGCCTGTACGCGCTGCGCGCGCGGCTCCACGCGGGCGAGACCGGGGTCGCGGAGGCGCTCGAGTCGCTCGCGGATCAGACCCACGGCGACGCGACGCTCGAGGCGAACGCACGCGCGCTCGCGTCGCGCGCGCGGCTCGAGCGCGGCGAGCCCGACGCCGCGCTCCAGCTCGCGGGCGATGCGCTCTCGATCCGCGACGCGGTGGGCAGCGTCGAAGAGGGCGAAGGCGAGGTGTTCCTCGCCGCGGTGCGCGCGCTCGAGGCGACGGGCTACGTCGACGAGGCCCGCGCGGTGAGAGAGCGCGGGCGCGCGCGCATCGAAGAGCTCGCCGCGCGCATCGTCGACGCGGGTTGGCGACGGAGCTTCCTCGAGCGAGTGCCCGAGCACCGCGCGCTGGTCGCGAGCCGCTGAGCGCTCGGTCCAGCTGGCGTGCTCGCTGGCAGAGGGCCCCGCGCCGGCGAGCCGATGTCGACACTCGCTCAGCGCTTCTTCCCGCGCTTCGATCGAGGCGGTGCGTCGAGCTCGTCGCGCATGCTCTTCACGGTCTCGACGAACGCACGCAGCTTCGGTTGCTCCTGGGTGCGCGCCGGGAAGTAGAGGCAGAACGGCGGGCCGGGCGTCACGAACGGCTCGAGCACGCGCTCGAGCCGACCCTGCGCGATCGCATCGGCGATCGACTCGTCGGCCACGTACGCGAGCCCCACGCCCTCGACCGCGAGCGCGACGATCAGCGCCGCGTCGTCGACGACGACCGAGCCCGGCGCGTCGACCGTGATCGGCTTGCCCTGACGCTCGAGCTCCCAGCGATAGACCACCCCCGTCGCGATCATGCGCTGGCGGATCGCCTGATGGCGGCTGAGATCCTCGGGCTTCCGCGGCCGCCCGGCGCGCGCGAGGTAGCTCGGCGCCGCGACGATCGACCATGCAGAGCGCTTCGTGATCGGCACCCGCACCATGTCCTTCTCGATCGCGTCGCCGAGCCGGATGCCCGCGTCGAAGCCCGCCCCGACGATGTCGACGAACGCGTCGTCCAGCGACACCTCGAGCGCGAGCTCCGGATAGCGCTCCTGCATCCGCGCCACGATCGGCGGGAGCAGTCGCGCGCCGCCGACCCGCGGCGCGGTGATGCGCAGTCGCCCCGAGGGACGGCCCCGATAGTCGCCGAGCGCGGCGATCGCGTCCTCGACCTCCGTGAACGCCGGCGCGAGGCGCGCGAAGAGGCTCGCGCCCGCGTCGGTCAGCGCGACGCGCCTCGTCGTGCGCTGGAAGAGCATCACGCCGAGACGCTGCTCGAGCAGCTTGATCTTCTGGCTCATCGCGGTGGGCGAGATCCCCATCGCCGCGGCGGCGCCGGTGAAGCTCTTGTGCTCGGCGACCGCGAGGAACGCGGAGAGCCCGTCGAAGCTGTCGGCCATCCCTGGATTATGAACGACAGGTTCATGACGCATGCACGATCTTGCCGATGATCTTCATGGTCGGAGGAGCCAGGCTCAGGTCATCGAAACGGAGCGAGTCATGGGAACGAACGAGAACCATCGTGTCTGGCTGATCACGGGCGCCTCGCGCGGCATCGGCGCGGAGCTCACCAGCGCCGCGCTGGCCGCGGGCGACCACGTCGTCGCGACCGCGCGCGACCCGCGGCGCGTGATCGAGCGCTTCGGCGGCTCGGAGAACGTGCTGCCCGTCGCGCTCGACGTGACCGACGAGCGCTCGGTCCAGGCCGCGGTCGACGCCGCGATCGCGCGCTTCGGGCGCATCGACGTGCTCGTGAACAACGCCGGCTACGGCGTGATCGGCGCCGTCGAGGAGACGTCGGCCGAAGACGTGCGACGGGTCTACGAGACGAACGTCTTCGGCCTGCTCACGGTCACCCGCGCCGTGCTCCCGGTCATGCGCGAGCAGCGCGCGGGGCACGTCATCAACCTCTCGTCGGTCGGCGGGTATCGATCCGGCCCCGGCTTCGGCATCTACTGCTCGACCAAGTTCGCGGTCGAGGGGCTCTCGGAGGCCCTGCACGCCGAGCTCGCGCCGCTCGGGATCGCGGTGACGATCGTCGAGCCCGGCTACTTCCGCACCGAGTTCCTCGAGGCGGGCTCGGTGGTCGAGACGCCGCCGGTCATCGCGGACTACGCCGACACGGCGGGCAAGGTCCGCGCGATGGCGAGGTCGGTGAGCCTCCAGCAGCCCGGCGATCCGCTGCGCCTCGCGCGCGCGGTCGTCGAGCTCACGCGCGCGACGACGCCCCCGCTCCGGCTCCCGCTCGGCTCCGACACGGTGGCCGCGATCGAGGCGAAGAACGCGTTCGTGGCGCAGGAGCTCGACGCCTGGCGCGCGGTCGCGATCTCGACCGACTTCCCGCGCTGATCGCGCGGTGGCTCGTCTCAGCCGGTGGGGATCGTCACCACGCAGTGCGTCGGCGG is a window encoding:
- a CDS encoding putative metal-binding motif-containing protein, with translation MAGDCDDDDPARFPGQPEACNGRDDDCDPTSDEGYAWMGSPLGASCACESGARTGVVECATATMASCDFPAEACNGRDDDCDGTDDDGFDCVANTTSTCTVTNAGCTATGTRRCDAVTCSWETCELPPETCDGVDSDCDGFVDDGALATGPQQPVVSAITISEIAWHPTAGQGGAIAYFVDGSPRRLYFQRVDSSGVPVGAPLRIAEGNISFRMGLGWDGEQWAVFYPIDVASNDWQLHVVRVTSAGVASTPVSLGQRCETVRAHGNGSALGVVWMAGGSLMRGAIYARGAWTRTPFDLMSIPGTMRFTNDYDVVPAGGDDHVMVTTVDDGSVRFRVFDPTSLQTERSILTDPDLEYPLRAAVIGNRLALGWRDGGVDSAAGVFDLGTGAVVRTNALDRVANDVHVVVTGGVFLVASTVGAQRMRTDGTLFPERINGFALVNAGDLVATPGGRWTALRVVVPGSSETIVQGLGCP
- a CDS encoding sigma 54-interacting transcriptional regulator, encoding MGSRSWDTTLKERPRGSGARVVASLRVLSIAGTPQRESAFPLTTASTPIGRAVAGAGLALRDDPRVSRLHALIELEPHTGVARLVDRSSTGTEVDGVRVTDCVLEDGALVFVGDSALLFRRGAPDEESDDEVPTWGLLGDAPAMRALRRAIHRIGPSVASVLLHGESGTGKELVAGALHQASGRKGELVAVNCSAIPASLAEAQLFGHLAGSYTGARTGGQGLFRAADAGTIFLDEIADLPIEVQPKLLRVLEERIVTPVGATRGAPIDVRVVAATNRDLLEEVEAGRFRGDLYARLSDFTLELPPLRARREDVLTILMRDLGDSAPPLAPDLVRALLLHEWPFNVRELRKIATQLSVVGQGAERLELGMLGDRLQRVSRAARASGPAPAGEAAAPGTTPPPVGMPTAPPGTHAPTPLPPKPTGLEAVPDRETLEALLREHRGVIADVARVAGRSRKQVYRWLQQHGLDAERYRDG
- a CDS encoding serine/threonine-protein kinase PknK; this encodes MSFGRLGAYRLVEELGRGGMGTVFRARDPSGNEVAVKRIDAAVPGPGAVDRFLREASARIDHPNVVRTLGAGMDATGRPYLVLELLEGETLDVAFARGIAMDVLLDAIVQACRGLTAIHAAGLVHRDVKPANLFRCRDGAIKVLDLGIATASDGSSGITASGAIVGTPAYLAPEQARGEVRIDERADVWALGVVLYEGLTRISPFRREGTLATLLAVAVDPAPPLARVAPEVPRAIARVVERCLEKEPAGRWASASDFADALARAMVDAEEDATAPTVRARAVGGERRSIAIVLAESVVDPERFASAMTSVGGEHVPLIAGRAAGIFGAQISHGDEIERALAAARVARAFAARLAIAVGPAVLRGTVIGGEALREAEEACSRAERGVVAGPKAARAIASRCDLIEVAPELFLVGETRSTPQAASPLLARDAELAGLRRARDAVVDEHRAALTWILGPPGIGKTRLAEAVRGLAAESSPPLAWRRSEAEPHEPAHVLAVWQRALGVEPARGASGKLDPQAVADRLRAEVLGRARGLLREGPLVIVLEDLQWADPASLALLEEAPTLFADAPLWIVATARPEIAEAHPELLASASASARIDPGPLRASDVLAMARARGIRAGELTPAAAQALADHAGGNPLFIEQLLDAGAHGLSGLEPSAWPLPPTIEHAVQARLDRLPSDEKECVRRLAIFARPAEASELEGIGTPDAERLLGTLVRRELLARVTVRGARAYRFRSPLVGAVAYSMLDDDHRRELHRRAAALGEAQGREPEDVGRHLEAAGDPDRAAPWYVRAALAAAQGGDARAVLRCAAHAIRCGVPDEDAFALHFARAEAARFVGDAPEQSRALDDAEASASDDRERALAASERGEHHRRTRHYDDALSELERAVVLAERSGDADTLARATCRRASTWVTLGRGAEASRALAALGSVEPRLAPPTRAIVEDLRGYVAGTSGDHGARKLAYARAAALYAEAGDLRRASGAESNGADASNRLGAHEEAEAALRRALDLARRVGNRLTEGYALANLGYALGALGRGADAVAALDNAIAIATAIGDLHLEQAARLYALRARLHAGETGVAEALESLADQTHGDATLEANARALASRARLERGEPDAALQLAGDALSIRDAVGSVEEGEGEVFLAAVRALEATGYVDEARAVRERGRARIEELAARIVDAGWRRSFLERVPEHRALVASR
- a CDS encoding LysR family transcriptional regulator; this encodes MADSFDGLSAFLAVAEHKSFTGAAAAMGISPTAMSQKIKLLEQRLGVMLFQRTTRRVALTDAGASLFARLAPAFTEVEDAIAALGDYRGRPSGRLRITAPRVGGARLLPPIVARMQERYPELALEVSLDDAFVDIVGAGFDAGIRLGDAIEKDMVRVPITKRSAWSIVAAPSYLARAGRPRKPEDLSRHQAIRQRMIATGVVYRWELERQGKPITVDAPGSVVVDDAALIVALAVEGVGLAYVADESIADAIAQGRLERVLEPFVTPGPPFCLYFPARTQEQPKLRAFVETVKSMRDELDAPPRSKRGKKR
- a CDS encoding oxidoreductase, which translates into the protein MGTNENHRVWLITGASRGIGAELTSAALAAGDHVVATARDPRRVIERFGGSENVLPVALDVTDERSVQAAVDAAIARFGRIDVLVNNAGYGVIGAVEETSAEDVRRVYETNVFGLLTVTRAVLPVMREQRAGHVINLSSVGGYRSGPGFGIYCSTKFAVEGLSEALHAELAPLGIAVTIVEPGYFRTEFLEAGSVVETPPVIADYADTAGKVRAMARSVSLQQPGDPLRLARAVVELTRATTPPLRLPLGSDTVAAIEAKNAFVAQELDAWRAVAISTDFPR